A genomic window from Chrysoperla carnea chromosome 3, inChrCarn1.1, whole genome shotgun sequence includes:
- the LOC123296819 gene encoding probable calcium-binding protein CML23 — protein sequence MNCFHIKFLVIIKIIFILINVVCSEIDNLPKIRQQDGKVCIGDQCIDDKQMAEMQTFLKPLFEKMYNKVFKNNPKFKDLQNMPPDAIAADTKLNEEIQRELMKAAYEELKDKDINEVMKAMSHLKIDENVNAVKRELKKTFDEYDADGNGVISYMDVADILKENLKAGDEIGDDDDDDSLSEGEINALIHEIDKDKSGNINFKEFKELFPKVHKKQLYRTPTQKEPKHGKKVSKKLTKEEL from the exons atgaattgttttcatataaaatttttagtaattattaaaataatttttattttaattaatgtagtTTGTAGTGAGATCGATAATCTACCGAAAATTCGGCAGCAAGATGGAAAAGTTTGCATTGGTGATCAATGTATTGACGACAAACAAATGGCAGAAatgcaaacatttttaaaaccac tttttgaaaaaatgtacaataaagtatttaaaaataatccgaaatttaaagatttacaaaatatgCCTCCAGATGCTATAGCAGCTGACACTAAACTAAATGAAGAAATACAAAGGGAACTAATGAAAGCGGCATATGAAGAATTAAAAGATAAAGACATAAATGAAGTTATGAAAGCAATGTCACACTTGAAAATTGACGAAAATGTAAACGCTGTTAAACGAGAGTTAAAGAAAACTTTCGACGAATACGACGCTGATG GTAATGGTGTAATTTCTTATATGGATGTGGCTGACATTTTGAAAGAAAACCTTAAGGCTGGAGATGAGATTGGtgacgatgatgatgatgattcaCTGAGCGAAGGTGAAATCAATGCTTTAATCCATGAAATCGATAAAGATAAATCAGGAAACATCAATTTTAAAG aattcaaGGAATTATTCccaaaagtacataaaaaacaattgtacAGAACTCCAACTCAAAAAGAACCCAAGCATGGTAAAAAGGTTTCCAAGAAGCTAACAAAAGAAGAGTTATAg
- the LOC123295201 gene encoding brachyurin-like, which translates to MKLIVACCLIAFVAGVEVTLQEVVHKENYHPESPENLPNLLPKLGGRIVNGLVAEDGQFPYQVALFLSGKDGSTFCGGSLISPNYVLTAAHCVEDVDKVELLFGTNYIYKQSAGQVRMVSYDLYAHAKYDPKRMINDIALIKLPKPVQLTEKIQLSRLPTYSDKSKDYVGEVSTISGWGKTRDSSNVSPDLRYVSNPIITNTDCSKSMVNLNIPKTQICQAGTGIKGSCGGDSGGPLVVIAEDGKPVQVGLTSYGLIYGCEKGYASAYTRVTEYLDWISEHSDVIIKN; encoded by the exons atgaagtTAATCGTAGCATGTTGTTTGATAGCTTTTGTGGCAGGAGTAGAA gTGACACTGCAGGAAGTCGttcataaagaaaattatcatcCAGAAAGCCCAGAAAATTTACCCaatttattaccaaaattaGGTGGTAGAATTGTTAATGGACTCGTTGCTGAGGATGGTCAATTTCCATatcaa GTTGCATTGTTCCTAAGTGGAAAGGATGGTAGCACATTCTGTGGTGGTTCTTTGATTTCTCCTAACTATGTTTTAACGGCTGCTCATTGTGTTGAAGA tgtTGACAAAGTTGAGCTACTTTTtggtacaaattatatttataaacaatcgGCTGGACAAGTAAGAATGGTTTCGTATGACCTATACGCTCATGCCAAATATGATCCTAAAAGAATGATTAATGACATTGCACTCATTAAATTACCAAAACCCGTACAATTGACTG aaaaaattcaattatctaGACTCCCTACATATTCTGACAAATCTAAAGACTATGTAGGAGAAGTATCAACAATTAGTGGTTGGGGAAAAACTCGAGATAGTAGCAATGTGAGTCCCGATTTACGATATGTTTCCAATCCAATAATAACTAATACAGATTGCAGTAAAAGTATGGTTAATTTGAATATtccaaaaacacaaatttgCCAAGCAGGAACTGGTATTAAAGGATCTTGTGGT GGTGACAGTGGTGGCCCATTGGTTGTTATTGCTGAAGATGGTAAGCCAGTACAAGTTGGTTTAACATCGTATGGTCTGATCTATGGTTGTGAAAAAGGTTATGCATCAGCGTACACACGTGTTACCGAATATTTGGATTGGATATCTGAACATAGTGatgttatcattaaaaattaa
- the LOC123296820 gene encoding troponin C, isoallergen Bla g 6.0101-like — MDELDKDQIALLQNAFNTFDKEKKGSVPTDMIGTILDMFGQQVDDETLAEIILEFDSEGTGQLDFKQFCELAARFLVEEDTEAMQAELREAFRLYDREGNGYITTDVLRSILKELDDKITAEDLDTMIEEIDSDGSGTVDFEEFMEVMTGE; from the exons TTCTTCAAAATGCATTCAATACATTTGACAAAGAGAAGAAAGGATCAGTTCCAACAGACATGATTGGTACAATTTTGGATATGTTTGGCCAACAAGTTGATGATGAAACTCTGGCagaaattattttggaatttgatagtGAAGGCACTGGACAATTAGATTTCAAACAGTTCTGTGAATTAGCTGCTAGATTTCTAGTTGAAGAAGATACTGAAGCAATGCAAGCAGAACTTCGAGAAGCTTTTCGGTTGTATGACAGAGaag GTAATGGTTATATTACAACCGACGTTTTACGTTCCATTTTAAAAGAATTGGATGATAAAATTACAGCAGAAGATTTAGATACAATGATTGAAGAAATTGATTCTGATGGTTCAGGAACCGTAGACTTTGAAG AATTTATGGAAGTCATGACTGGagaataa